In one window of Mercurialis annua linkage group LG4, ddMerAnnu1.2, whole genome shotgun sequence DNA:
- the LOC126678613 gene encoding ankyrin repeat-containing protein BDA1-like gives MNQQLVNASREGDIDTLYSLIRKDPCLLEHVDAIPYVNSPLHVAASSGRIEFATEIMRLKPSLSRKLNGDGFSPIHLALQNRHTQVVLGLLEIDGELVCVKGREGITPLHYAASLGNMELLPKFLSVCPKSIQDLTVRNETALHIALRNNRSEAFEFLLKWVCHARVLNQQDVEGNTLLHIATIRNHTHFVRLLLIT, from the exons TTCACGAGAAGGAGATATTGATACTTTATATTCACTAATTCGCAAAGATCCGTGTCTTTTGGAGCATGTCGACGCCATTCCATACGTAAACTCCCCTCTGCATGTTGCTGCATCTTCCGGCCGGATTGAATTTGCCACGGAAATAATGAGATTAAAGCCTTCGCTTTCAAGAAAGCTTAACGGAGATGGGTTTAGCCCCATTCACCTTGCTCTGCAAAATAGGCATACTCAGGTGGTTCTTGGGCTATTAGAGATTGACGGTGAGCTTGTCTGTGTCAAAGGAAGAGAAGGCATAACTCCTTTGCATTATGCAGCTTCATTAGGAAACATGGAGCTTCTGCCTAAGTTTTTATCAGTTTGTCCGAAATCCATACAAGATTTGACTGTCAGAAATGAGACAGCTCTGCATATTGCTCTTAGAAATAACaggagtgaagcttttgaattCTTGCTGAAATGGGTCTGCCATGCAAGAGTCCTCAATCAACAGGATGTGGAAGGAAATACATTATTGCACATTGCAACAATCAGAAACCATACCCAT TTTGTGAGATTGTtactgataacgtag